A window of the Trichoderma asperellum chromosome 6, complete sequence genome harbors these coding sequences:
- a CDS encoding uncharacterized protein (EggNog:ENOG41), which yields MAYRDRDQDYRRSAVEFDDIRTRTVTRSPAPPRARRGEFEEIDVRFRERDGDLPDFMRSRRPEAGPMVLRPREDPYEQRQPREPVFREERLVRRAQSVAPEEEIRFTEKIRSPSVARRRSPSPRAGAVRYVEPTDTSEHIRIIERERERERVPSPSPSPPPAPPVVRGPVIEREVITHYTDIDHGMIQARPPSPPPAARARSRPRERETRETDIDISLSKGRTGVEVDIHRSASRTRSKSRERRSSRFYDDDIVVRRDLKIDETRSRRRAHSAAARPVEDDEAEYITSKVDGRGRMGEAWGGATRDWAIVDVPPGTERIRMDGIGGAATDTTWSKYSGVRRTKFVPERERDIRDDLSNRAPSPPPGLGRERVSVSVLDRDREIEIDRVTDRRQPKEMWTEITKDLVIREAIEELGYEYEETDMFFYVMDYMKYDDVLKLTELSDDIRRSRRQRARDSIRIERDYYEDIDRRSYDRRPAPTAPRRDDRERIRETEVIYDRAPSARYR from the exons ATGGCCTATCGAGACCGGGACCAGGACTATCGTCGGTCCGCCGTCGAGTTTGACGACATCCGCACTCGCACCGTTACCCGCAGCCCCGCGCCACCAAGAGCTCGCCGCGGCGAGTTTGAGGAGATTGATGTGCGCTTCCGTGAGCGAGATGGCGATCTGCCTGACTTCATGAGATCTCGACGGCCCGAGGCTGGCCCCATGGTCCTGCGCCCGCGCGAAGATCCCTACGAGCAGCGCCAGCCGCGCGAGCCTGTCTTCCGTGAGGAGCGCCTTGTGCGCCGCGCCCAGAGCGTCGCGCCCGAGGAAGAGATTCGATTCACCGAGAAGATTCGCAGCCCCTCGGTTGCCCGGCGCAGGTCTCCCTCGCCCAGAGCCGGGGCCGTCCGATATGTTGAGCCCACCGACACTTCTGAGCACATCCGCATCATTGAGAGAGAGCGTGAGCGTGAGCGGGTGCCCTCTCCGTCGCCCTCACCGCCACCAGCTCCTCCCGTTGTTCGCGGCCCCGTTATAGAGCGTGAGGTTATTACTCACTACACAGACATTGACCATG GCATGATTCAAGCCAGGCCGCCATCCCCGCCTCCAGCGGCCCGGGCCCGGTCCCGCCCGAGAGAGCGCGAGACACGCGAGACTGACATTGACATTTCTCTGTCCAAGGGCCGCACTGGAGTGGAAGTTGACATTCATCGATCCGCCAGCCGCACTCGCTCCAAGAGCCGTGAGAGGCGCTCCAGCCGCTTTTATGATGACGACATTGTCGTCCGCCGCGACCTCAAAATTGATGAGACCAGAAGCCGTCGGAGGGCTCACTCAGCCGCCGCGCGCCCtgttgaggatgacgaggctgagTACATTACGTCCAAGGTCGACGGCCGTGGACGAATGGGCGAGGCTTGGGGAGGCGCTACCAGGGATTGGGCCATCGTCGATGTGCCGCCCGGAACTGAGCGGATACGCATGGACGGTATTGGCGGCGCAGCCACCGACACTACTTGGTCCAAGTACAGCGGCGTGAGGAGGACCAAGTTCGTCCCGGAGCGAGAGAGGGATATCAGAGATGATTTATCCAACAGAGCCCCCTCTCCGCCTCCTGGTCTCGGCCGCGAGCGTGTCAGCGTGTCCGTCCTCGACCGTGACCGTGAGATTGAAATTGACAGAGTCACCGACAGGAGGCAGCCTAAGGAGATGTGGACCGAGATCACCAAGGACCTGGTCATCCGAGAGGCTATCGAGGAGCTCGGATATGAATACGAGGAGACTGACATGTTCTTCTATGTCATGGACTACATGAAATAT GATGACGTTCTGAAGTTGACTGAGCTATCTGATGATATTCGACGATCCAGGCGACAGCGAGCGCGCGACAGCATCCGGATTGAGCGTGATTATTATGAGGACATTGACCGAAGGTCCTATGACAGACGCCCAGCACCAACAGCCCCTCGGCGAGATGACCGCGAGCGCATCAGGGAAACGGAGGTGATTTACGACCGTGCTCCCTCCGCTCGCTATCGTTAA
- a CDS encoding uncharacterized protein (BUSCO:EOG092D24W9), whose amino-acid sequence MSSEGGPPLSLRPFPVADQKPKNLAEFIARVNAQPGGFRSITEDKLREELRNSEDPEAATDQDEEMSEAAGEADIAEKDPNVARMEVLKNIDIAGNAALLTLDSMSLLLSKQNPTQAGLTLSQQLRDMVGIGTLGADKLNDSNATPTKTKDQEATAMGWTLMEINKTRDSAEEAASFLEKEINSESKYWEDIVGVKKAGWSISRVPQERHTLGVRFGFSEAAAEFKNNGLAPMWRGHDGSADLDFGRLGGVSEALVVTYEKDGKVIGRSTTRPSSDDESLEARVLEARNTIFSQELWHELTKESRSLAAYDVKPEGRKLACQIDERTKITLELLPLESCPSPEQDMPENGLAEKISMALHILLSYAHRYNELMRIRPIPPHISRSSRQQSYALLRPVLARTMYLKNVEESMQYIGLLVRTLQKAGIQSSFILRTTQTNASDPNSRGPNQLSTSHTLVRNLLQTQDFTIELTILPDISLTIRGRSFSFPVTATYYYILLPPSSPLPAMCPPWSEGYPSVQALGDYLRTAIVCILTNHFVKMLSSPSSTSGDGSALVESAQGADKKNFDIHFALELGDDVEELTLSVNNAAQSEEETKIWKWSVNGPSETTSAEQVVKTLIEEQAPI is encoded by the exons ATGTCTTCAGAAGGCGGTCCGCCGCTTTCGCTACGGCCGTTCCCCGTCGCCGACCAAAAGCCCAAGAATCTCGCCGAATTCATTGCTCGAGTCAATGCCCAGCCTGGCGGCTTCCGCAGCATAACAGAGGACAAGCTCCGTGAAGAACTCAGAAACAGCGAGGACCCCGAGGCAGCCACCGACCAGGATGAAGAAATGTCCGAGGCGGCTGGGGAGGCCGACATAGCAGAGAAGGACCCCAATGTTGCGCGGATGGAAGTCTTGAAGAATATCGA TATAGCCGGCAACGCTGCTCTATTGACACTCGACTCCAtgtccctcctcctctccaaacAGAATCCGACGCAAGCAGGCTTGACGCTATCACAACAGCTCCGCGACATGGTCGGCATTGGCACTCTCGGCGCAGATAAGCTCAATGATTCAAACGCCACGCctacaaaaacaaaagatcAGGAGGCGACCGCCATGGGATGGACCCTTATGGAAATCAACAAGACCAGAGATTCTGCAGAAGAGGCCGCTTCATTTTTAGAAAAGGAGATCAACTCTGAGAGTAAATACTGGGAAGATATCGTCGGAGTCAAGAAAGCCGGCTGGTCTATAAGCAGAGTTCCACAGGAGAGACATACTTTGGGAGTCAGATTTGGCTTTTCAGAAG ctgctgccgagTTTAAAAACAATGGTCTAGCGCCCATGTGGcgtggccatgatggctcTGCAGATCTCGACTTTGGACGATTGGGCGGCGTCTCAGAAGCTCTCGTCGTGACGTATGAAAAGGACGGAAAGGTCATTGGCCGATCTACTACACGGCCGTCCTCTGATGACGAATCACTAGAGGCTCGAGTACTAGAAGCACGCAACACAATCTTCTCGCAGGAGCTGTGGCACGAGCTCACCAAAGAATCCCGCTCACTGGCTGCCTACGACGTAAAGCCTGAAGGCAGGAAACTGGCCTGCCAAATCGACGAAAGAACAAAAATCACATTGGAACTGCTGCCTTTGGAATCATGCCCCTCGCCTGAACAAGACATGCCAGAAAATGGCCTAGCAGAAAAGATATCCATGGCTCTGCATATTCTCCTTAGCTACGCGCATCGATATAATGAGCTCATGAGAATACGGCCCATCCCCCCTCACATCTCCCGCTCCTCTCGCCAACAATCCTACGCCCTCCTCCGCCCTGTCCTCGCGCGCACAATGTACCTCAAGAACGTTGAGGAATCCATGCAATACATTGGCTTATTAGTACGAACCCTCCAGAAAGCCGGTATTCAATCTTCATTCATCCTACGCACCACGCAGACGAACGCTTCCGACCCCAACTCTCGCGGGCCAAACCAGCTATCCACATCGCACACCTTGGTCCGCAATCTCCTGCAAACACAAGACTTCACCATCGAGCTCACCATACTCCCCGACATCTCCCTCACCATCCGAGGCCGTTCATTCAGCTTTCCCGTTACGGCAACCTACTACTACATCCTTCTGCCCCCCTCATCTCCTCTCCCCGCCATGTGTCCCCCCTGGTCAGAAGGCTATCCCAGCGTCCAAGCCCTAGGCGACTACCTCCGCACCGCCATCGTCTGCATCCTCACAAATCACTTTGTCAAGATGCTCTCCTCCCCTTCTTCAACAAGCGGCGATGGCTCCGCTCTCGTGGAAAGTGCCCAGGGAGCCGATAAGAAGAACTTCGATATACATTTTGCCCTAGagcttggagatgatgttgaAGAATTGACCCTCTCTGTCAATAATGCCGCCCAGAGCGAGGAAGAAACCAAGATATGGAAATGGTCCGTAAATGGACCCAGCGAAACGACTTCGGCGGAGCAGGTTGTGAAGACGCTCATCGAAGAACAGGCTCCAATTTAG
- a CDS encoding uncharacterized protein (TransMembrane:1 (o698-715i)), translated as MFYSHEILSSTQYGVATIWLVATVGKGNQKRLTKKAIQEVNVPKACEKILDPGAPLALRLQGNLLYGVSRVFEQQCAYVLTDAEKTQSDMVTFFRIIQTSETDPRAGKSKRQNIVLQDDPAFDPFTSLPNLNLLQWDKDFVLFPSQGSSSKFSQMTPLATAGSQGSFSPRHRSALINLELPPSSQSAASCRLPSDFGRLSPLFGKSIHHPDSMTEFQPLADDEFPSISGIGFEFDAEGNLVSILDQEPEPEPELPPLPAATNATSSLGLQQVMKDDQVLILGEEENLLDFGDQLLQVTNDVPPNASIQQPSVAQLQAAEQTEAGTNRVSAKMARSRRINPHAMLDERIQISSRELRDWTENYVSNAESLRQQQRKTITTLGQARRNAMALLYDYGVARVGAYHQAEGLMHPLAADFSGISLKARLQGKEPDEIEQLEPIKRGRRRKSDEAFEDEHGADQRNAKQRVIEEVELGRGGNYDEAHIMFDDNSVPEIGMDAPPPMEDHHSSSMMPWSRPGSAVPGSSVRGSAQKPKTAPSPLLGRGSALNTIDRHSDPAEPLFGMDDFGSHDSSFQLSGPIGPLDYDRDNATQFSTQGLDVTSQDFLGYVAEQAAKKGVVYGRDKKHRRWIEFEELAEPTTHPRAVAAQAFLHVLSLASKNVISVHQEGVATMQPFGALHIGINASVNEMFDTQMEFTGKDSFLFFFFFIIIWNGALGNKGI; from the exons ATGTTTTATTCCCATGAGA TTTTAAGCAGTACCCAGTATGGGGTTGCTACTATTTG GCTGGTGGCCACGGTAGGCAAAGGAAACCAGAAGAGACTGACTAAGAAGGCGATCCAAGAAGTCAACGTTCCAAAGGCTTGCGAGAAAATACTGGATCCAGGAGCTCCTCTTGCTCTCCGTCTCCAAGGCAATCTACTCTATGGTGTTTCACGTGTTTTCGAGCAGCAGTGTGCCTATGTTCTCACGGACGCTGAAAAGACCCAGTCTGACATGGTGACATTTTTTCGCATCATTCAAACAAGTGAAACTGATCCGCGAGCCGGAAAGTCCAA GCGTCAGAACATTGTTTTACAAGATGACCCTGCTTTTGATCCTTTCACCTCACTTCCAAACTTGAACCTGCTGCAATGGGACAAAGATTTTGTGCTATTTCCAAGCCAGGGTTCCTCAAGCAAGTTCTCCCAAATGACACCGCTCGCAACAGCTGGTAGCCAAGGTAGTTTCTCGCCACGCCACCGCTCTGCATTGATCAATCTTGAGCTTCCACCTTCTTCACAATCAGCTGCAAGCTGCCGCCTTCCCTCAGATTTTGGTAGACTCAGTCCTTTGTTTGGCAAATCAATTCACCATCCTGACAGCATGACTGAGTTCCAACCGCTTGCTGACGATGAATTTCCATCCATCTCGGGAATCGGCTTTGAATTCGACGCAGAGGGAAATCTCGTTAGCATTCTTGATCAAgagcctgagcctgagcctgaactgcctcctcttcctgccGCGACAAATGCTACAAGCAGTCTTGGATTACAGCAAGTGATGAAAGACGATCAAGTTCTCATTTTGGGCGAGGAAGAAAATTTACTCGACTTTGGGGACCAACTATTGCAGGTTACAAATGATGTTCCACCAAATGCTTCGATTCAACAGCCTTCGGTGGCCCAGCTACAGGCCGCAGAACAAACAGAGGCAGGCACTAATCGAGTATCTGCCAAGATGGCTAGATCGAGGCGGATCAACCCACATGCTATGTTGGATGAAAGAATCCAAATTTCCAGCCGAGAACTCAGAGATTGGACTGAAAACTACGTTTCGAATGCCGAATCCCTCCGCCAACAACAGCGAAAGACCATCACTACTCTTGGGCAAGCGAGGAGGAATGCAATGGCACTCCTCTATGACTACGGTGTCGCTCGTGTCGGAGCATATCATCAAGCGGAAGGTCTAATGCATCCACTGGCAGCTGATTTTTCCGGCATCTCGTTAAAGGCACGCCTCCAAGGAAAAGAGCCAGATGAAATCGAGCAACTCGAACCTATAAAGAGAGGCCGTCGACGGAAGTCAGATGAAGCTTTTGAAGACGAACATGGCGCAGACCAACGAAATGCAAAGCAACGAGTTATTGAAGAAGTCGAGCTTGGTCGAGGCGGTAATTACGATGAAGCACATATCATGTTTGATGATAACTCGGTTCCTGAGATAGGAATGgatgcgccgccgccaatggAAGATCATCATTCTTCCTCAATGATGCCATGGAGTCGACCTGGCTCGGCTGTCCCAGGATCTTCCGTCCGAGGCAGTGCCCAGAAGCCAAAGACTGCCCCCAGCCCTCTACTCGGCCGTGGAAGTGCTCTGAATACCATCGATCGCCATAGTGATCCTGCCGAGCCGCTCTTTGGAATGGACGACTTTGGTTCTCACGACTCGTCTTTCCAACTGAGTGGCCCTATTGGTCCTCTGGACTATGATCGAGACAATGCCACTCAATTTTCGACTCAAGGCCTTGATGTTACTAGTCAAGATTTCCTGGGTTATGTAGCAGAGCAAGCTGCAAAAAAAGGGGTCGTCTACGGCCGAGACAAAAAACATCGTCGGTGGATTGAGTTTGAGGAGCTAGCCGAACCAACTACTCATCCTAGAGCCGTTGCCGCTCAAGCGTTTCTACATGTGCTATCGCTGGCGTCGAAGAACGTAATCTCAGTCCACCAAGAAGGCGTGGCAACCATGCAGCCTTTCGGGGCTCTTCACATTGGAATAAACGCCTCTGTCAACGAAATGTTTGACACGCAGATGGA ATTTACTGGGAAAgattctttcctcttcttctttttcttcatcatcatctggaaCGGGGCGTTAGGAAACAAGGGTATCTAA
- a CDS encoding uncharacterized protein (BUSCO:EOG092D0FHW) produces MSGSEINTVLANSLSPDANLRNAAEQQLTQAAESNFPLYLATLVQELANDQAEGSIRAAAGIALKNAFTARDFARQQELQSKWLQQTDEETKSRVKQLTLQTLSSSNTQAGTAAAQVISSIAAIELPRGQWTDLLSFLVKNVSEGADHQKQSSLTTIGYICESQDPELRLALVAHSNAILTAVVQGARKEETNVEVRLAAITALGDSLEFVANNFKHEGERNYIMQVVCEATQADDSRIQQGAFGCLNRIMGLYYENMRFYMEKALFGLTILGMKSEDEDVAKLAVEFWSTVCEEEVSIEDDNSQVENADQMRPFYNFARVAANEVVPVLLTLLTKQDEDATDDEYNLSRAAYQCLQLYSQAVNSTIIGPVLAFVEANLRSDDWHNRDAAVSAFGAIMEGPDEKVLEPIVKQALPVLITMMDDQSLQVKDSTAYALGRVTEACSEAIDAQQHLPTLIASLFKGLISNAKMAPSCCWALMNLAERFAGDFGAASNPITPHFNQAVSSLLDVTARQDTETSVRTAAYEVLNVFVQNAASESLSAIASLSDVIIKRLEETIPLQSQVVSVEDKLTLEEMQNSLCTVLQAIISRLDKEIAPQGDRIMQVLLQILSTIGGKSSVPEAIFATISALSTTMEEDFIKYMEAFVPFLYNALGNQDEPSLCSMAIGLVSDITRSMGERSQPFCDNFMNYLLNNLRSTTLANQFKPAILQCFGDIAGAIGGHFETYLSVVAQVLEQASTVTATPEGPDEMFYYVVSLREGIMDAWGGIIGAMKSSGKTQILQQYVESIFHLLNLIGSDTSRSESLMRAAMGVIGDLADAYPNGELIDAFRQGWLTAMIKETKTNRDFQPRTIETARWAREQVKRQLGGSQGVIAQS; encoded by the exons ATGTCGGGCTCAGAAATTAATACGGTGCTCGCGAACTCGCTGTCTCCAG ATGCGAACCTGCGAAACGCCGCCGAACAACAACTCACTCAGGCAGCGGAGAGTAACTTC CCGCTGTATCTCGCTACACTCGTCCAAGAACTTGCCAACGACCAAGCAGAGGGCTCCATCCGAGCCGCTGCCGGTATTGCCCTCAAAAACGCCTTCACAGCCAGGGATTTCGCTCGGCAACAGGAGCTACAGTCAaaatggctgcagcagacagACGAAGAGACCAAGAGCCGCGTAAAGCAGCTGACACTGCAGACCCTGTCCTCGAGCAACACTCAGGCTGGTACTGCCGCCGCCCAGGTTATCTCTTCAATTGCTGCAATTGAGCTTCCCCGCGGCCAGTGGACGGACTTACTGTCCTTCCTCGTGAAAAACGTCAGCGAAGGCGCCGATCACCAGAAGCAGTCTTCTCTTACCACCATTGGCTACATCTGCGAAAGCCAAGATCCGGAGCTGCGACTAGCTCTTGTTGCCCACTCCAACGCCATTTTGACAGCCGTCGTACAGGGCGCCCGAAAGGAGGAGACCAACGTCGAAGTCCGACTCGCTGCCATCACAGCCCTCGGCGATTCCCTCGAGTTTGTTGCCAATAACTTCAAGCATGAGGGCGAGCGGAACTACATCATGCAGGTCGTTTGCGAGGCCACCCAGGCCGACGATTCGAGAATCCAGCAGGGAGCTTTCGGCTGCCTGAACCGCATCATGGGTCTCTACTACGAGAACATGCGCTTCTACATGGAGAAGGCCCTCTTTGGACTGACCATTCTCGGGATGAAatctgaggatgaggatgttgCCAAGCTGGCCGTTGAGTTCTGGAGCACCGTCTGCGAGGAGGAAGTTTCCATTGAGGATGACAATTCGCAAGTCGAGAACGCCGACCAGATGCGCCCCTTCTACAACTTTGCACGAGTTGCCGCCAATGAGGTCGTTCCCGTGCTATTGACGCTTTTGACCAAGCAGGATGAGGATGCTACAGACGACGAGTACAACTTGTCCCGGGCTGCCTACCAGTGCCTGCAACTCTATTCTCAAGCTGTCAATTCCACCATCATCGGACCCGTTTTGGCCTTTGTTGAGGCAAACCTCAGGTCTGATGACTGGCACAACCGAGACGCTGCCGTCTCTGCTTTTGGCGCCATCATGGAGGGCCCCGATGAGAAGGTCTTGGAGCCCATCGTCAAGCAGGCCCTTCCTGTTCTGATCACCATGATGGACGACCAGTCCCTTCAGGTCAAGGACTCTACCGCCTATGCTCTTGGCCGTGTCACTGAGGCATGCTCGGAGGCCATTGAtgctcagcagcatcttcccaCCCTCATTGCCTCCCTCTTCAAGGGCCTCATCAGCAACGCCAAGATGGCTCCGTCATGCTGCTGGGCCTTGATGAACCTCGCTGAGCGCTTTGCCGGCGACTTTGGCGCCGCCTCTAACCCAATCACCCCTCACTTCAACCAGGCCGTCAGCTCACTCCTCGATGTCACGGCCCGCCAAGATACTGAGACATCTGTTCGAACCGCTGCCTACGAGGTCCTGAACGTCTTTGTTCAAAACGCTGCCTCTGAGAGCTTGTCTGCCATTGCATCACTCTCCGATGTCATCATCAAGCGCCTGGAGGAGACCATTCCTCTGCAGTCTCAGGTTGTCAGCGTTGAGGACAAGCTGACATTGGAAGAGATGCAGAACAGCCTGTGCACTGTTCTTCAGGCCATCATCTCTCGTCTCGACAAGGAAATTGCTCCTCAGGGCGACCGCATCATGCAAGTCCTGCTTCAGATCCTCAGCACCATTGGAGGAAAGTCAAGCGTCCCAGAGGCCATCTTCGCTACCATCAGCGCTCTATCAACCACAATGGAGGAAGACTTCATCAAGTACATGGAGGCTTTCGTCCCATTCTTGTACAACGCACTTGGAAACCAAGACGAGCCTAGTCTCTGCTCGATGGCTATTGGCCTCGTTAGCGACATTACGCGATCCATGGGCGAGCGCAGCCAGCCTTTCTGCGACAACTTTATGAACTACCTTCTCAACAACCTTAGA AGTACCACGCTTGCCAATCAGTTCAAGCCCGCTATTCTGCAGTGCTTTGGAGATATTGCTGGCGCCATTGGAGGCCACTTTGAGACCTATCTCTCTGTTGTTGCCCAAGTCTTGGAGCAAGCATCCACCGTCACCGCAACGCCCGAGGGCCCTGATGAGATGTTTTACTACGTCGTTTCATTGCGAGAAGGTATCATGGATGCATGGGGTGGCATTATCGGTGCCATGAAATCTAGTGGAAAGA CCCAAATTCTTCAACAATACGTCGAatccatcttccatcttctcaaTCTTATCGGTAGCGATACCAGCCGTAGCGAATCGCTTATGAGGGCAGCTATGGGTGTCATCGG TGACCTGGCTGACGCGTACCCCAACGGGGAGCTTATTGACGCTTTCCGACAGGGCTGGTTGACCGCCATGATCAAGGAGACCAAGACCAACCGCGATTTCCAGCCCCGCACAATAGAAACAGCTCGGTGGGCTCGTGAACAGGTCAAGCGCCAGCTGGGCGGCTCACAAGGTGTCATTGCTCAGTCTTGA
- a CDS encoding uncharacterized protein (EggNog:ENOG41~BUSCO:EOG092D0ZAJ), translated as MESLSDTQWDVVISGTGLQQSLFALALSRSGKNILHVDPNEYYGEAEAVLSLQEVDEWAANHQSAQGDGVFAAAQATRPGGAESLSSSRAYSLALAPQLIHTRSELLSKLVSSKAFRQLEFLAVGSFYILQPKTSESSSTHSLSRIPSTREDVFTNTTISAKAKRGLMKFLKFVLDYDSEPQADVWKPHASDSLASFLATEFKLDADLQAYIITLTLGLDGKISTEAGLVAIHRHLTSMGVFGPGFAAVYPKWGGLSEVAQVGCRAGAVGGAVYMLGVGIKDVQKISAAAETPEEFNVVLTNDMTVKSKAIVRALGKPAGESRRLSRLTAIVNSGLPSIFETVTEGAPVPAVAVVAIPAGTTLGEDGASSEYPIYALVHSSDAGECPTGQCVLYLSSLTSPNAQTHLEKALSSLLTSLSQSSEESPKVLYQLYYEQTGVDAPSVEIDGQTAEFSLLPLDLAFNDSVLDSVKSAWEMINLNATDEERAEYLVFTDREGADAEDEFDD; from the exons ATGGAATCCCTCTCAGACACACAGTGGGATGTAGTGATCAGCGGCACGGGGCTCCAGCAATCCCTCTTCGCCCT TGCGCTGTCGCGATCTGGCAAGAACATCCTCCACGTTGACCCCAACGAGTACTACGGCGAGGCGGAAGCCGTCCTGAGCCTGCAGGAGGTGGATGAATGGGCCGCGAACCACCAGTCTGCTCAAGGCGATGGCGTGTTTGCAGCCGCGCAGGCCACTCGACCCGGTGGTGCCGAAAGCCTATCGTCGTCTAGGGCCTACAGCCTCGCGCTGGCACCGCAGCTGATCCATACGCGCTCGGAGCTTCTTTCGAAGCTGGTGTCGTCGAAAGCGTTCCGCCAGCTTGAGTTCCTTGCCGTGGGGTCTTTTTACATACTCCAGCCCAAGACTTCAGAGTCGTCGTCTACCCATAGCCTGAGTCGCATACCCTCGACCCGAGAAGATGTATTTACCAATACGACTATTTCGGCAAAGGCGAAGCGTGGGCTTATGAAGTTCCTCAAGTTTGTGCTGGACTACGACTCTGAGCCGCAGGCTGATGTGTGGAAGCCTCATGCAAGTGACTCGCTGGCGAGTTTCCTGGCGACGGAGTTCAAGCTCGACGCCGATCTGCAGGCATACATCATTACTCTGACCTTGGGTCTTGATGGCAAGATTTCAACAGAAGCTGGCCTCGTTGCtatccatcgccatctcacATCCATGGGAGTGTTTGGCCCTGGCTTTGCAGCTGTTTACCCCAAATGGGGAGGCCTTTCTGAAGTTGCCCAAGTGGGCTGCCGAGCTGGTGCTGTTGGTGGCGCCGTTTATATGCTTGGCGTTGGCATCAAAGACGTTCAGAAAatctccgccgccgctgaaACGCCCGAGGAGTTCAATGTCGTTCTGACCAACGATATGACTGTCAAGTCAAAGGCTATAGTTAGGGCCCTGGGCAAGCCGGCAGGTGAAAGCCGCCGTCTTAGCAGGCTGACAGCGATTGTCAACTCAGGCCTACCGTCAATCTTTGAGACGGTGACCGAAGGTGCTCCGGTGCCAGCGGTTGCTGTGGTTGCAATCCCTGCTGGCACCACCCTTGGCGAAGATGGAGCCTCTTCTGAGTATCCCATCTACGCCCTAGTTCATTCGAGTGATGCGGGCGAATGCCCTACTGGACAAT GTGTACTGTATCTAAGCTCTCTCACAAGCCCAAATGCCCAAACGCATCTTGAGAAAGCCCTCTCATCTCTTCTCACCTCTCTTTCGCAGAGTAGCGAAGAGTCCCCCAAGGTACTATACCAGTTGTATTATGAACAAACTGGGGTTGATGCTCCATCTGTGGAAATTGATGGGCAAACAGCCGAATTCTCTCTGCTGCCCTTGGATCTTGCGTTCAATGATTCTGTACTGGATTCTGTTAAGAGCGCTTGGGAGATGATTAACCTAAATGCTACTGATGAGGAACGTGCAGAGTATCTGGTATTCACAGATCGGGAGGGAGcagatgctgaagatgaattTGATGATTAA